The following proteins are encoded in a genomic region of Triticum dicoccoides isolate Atlit2015 ecotype Zavitan chromosome 1B, WEW_v2.0, whole genome shotgun sequence:
- the LOC119304954 gene encoding putative GEM-like protein 8 encodes MEGFSQKHVIGIPLPSFAFADEKTLGKPSCSSLVRNKDKKNSIVYRMSKLSQKTDSYMQGFKEHLALGPKLSETVKGKLSLGVKVLQAGSMDKVFRQYFRVEKEEKLLKAFQCYLSTTAGPIAGMLFISTRKIAFHSDRPLDLKSPKGRTARVPYKVMIPAKRIKSAAVRENLYNPDEKYIDVVTVDGFDFWFMGFISYTKSLKYLQRVISEMR; translated from the exons ATGGAGGGTTTCAGCCAGAAGCATGTCATTGGAATTCCCCTGCCTTCCTTTGCATTTGCTGACGAGAAAACACTAGGAAAACCATCATGTTCTTCTTTGGTTCGCAACAAGG ACAAAAAGAACTCCATCGTTTATCGGATGAGCAAGCTAAGTCAGAAAACAGATAGTTACATGCAGGGCTTCAAGGAACACT TAGCACTTGGACCGAAACTTTCAGAAACTGTGAAAGGGAAACTGAGCTTGGGTGTGAAGGTTCTCCAAGCTGGTAGCATGGACAAAGTCTTCAGGCAATACTTCCGAGTCGAGAAAGAAGAGAAGCTACTGAAGGCTTTCCAGTGTTATCTCTCAACCACAGCCGGCCCAATAGCTGGAATGCTTTTCATCTCCACTCGGAAGATTGCCTTCCATAGTGACAGGCCTTTGGATTTAAAATCGCCCAAGGGCCGCACCGCAAGGGTGCCCTACAAG GTCATGATTCCTGCAAAGAGGATAAAGAGTGCTGCCGTGAGGGAAAATTTGTATAATCCTGATGAGAAGTACATCGATGTAGTTACTGTCGACGGCTTCGATTTTTGGTTTATGGGTTTCATCAGTTACACAAAATCACTGAAATATCTTCAGCGTGTAATTTCGGAGATGAGATGA